A DNA window from Streptomyces canus contains the following coding sequences:
- a CDS encoding barstar family protein, translating into MCEDAEDLFADPTPPPRGVYELLGCAPEGRLSEALTRAPTEGSAPLGTLTLEILDKTGAAVGEWHLEEACLLGDRPCARDLTLRDVTIAGTEADHNTYDCPRRPPLSPGYRLLGAHGEPHGTCRDLACVREVPDETMEPPLRLLGCSPLGALRTALDMGEEDLGHAKVLRIDTSGRPLQSAAEGELRAWIPSARGPGLVDLTLDLWSERPPFAADEVWELWFEGRPTESNRWARCGNEGRQFWLRTALDNHVYGGQDRPPGTTYHLDGRHVTDLPGFFCALGEAVNDPGGYFGWGLDALDDCLMGRWGATPQALHRPPAFEELLAFLAEGDRVDVHLA; encoded by the coding sequence TTGTGCGAGGACGCCGAGGATCTCTTCGCCGACCCGACTCCTCCACCCCGGGGCGTCTACGAACTTCTCGGCTGCGCTCCCGAGGGCCGCCTGAGCGAAGCCCTCACACGGGCACCTACCGAGGGATCGGCGCCTCTCGGGACTCTCACCCTGGAGATTCTCGACAAGACCGGCGCGGCGGTCGGTGAGTGGCATCTGGAAGAGGCGTGCCTCCTCGGCGACCGCCCCTGTGCCCGCGACCTGACACTGCGGGACGTCACGATCGCCGGAACGGAAGCCGACCACAACACCTACGACTGCCCGCGGCGTCCGCCGCTGTCCCCGGGCTACCGCCTGCTGGGTGCCCACGGTGAACCGCACGGCACCTGCCGCGATCTGGCCTGCGTACGCGAGGTCCCGGACGAAACCATGGAACCCCCGCTGCGCCTGTTGGGCTGCTCTCCACTGGGCGCCCTGCGGACCGCGCTGGACATGGGGGAGGAGGACCTCGGTCATGCCAAGGTCCTGCGCATCGACACCTCCGGTCGGCCCCTGCAGTCCGCAGCCGAGGGTGAGCTGCGAGCCTGGATCCCGTCAGCGCGCGGTCCCGGTCTGGTGGACCTCACCCTGGACCTGTGGTCGGAGCGACCGCCCTTCGCGGCCGACGAGGTGTGGGAACTGTGGTTCGAGGGACGACCCACGGAGTCCAACCGCTGGGCTCGATGCGGCAACGAGGGACGGCAGTTCTGGCTTCGCACGGCGCTCGACAATCACGTCTACGGCGGCCAGGACCGGCCGCCCGGCACGACGTACCACCTCGACGGCCGCCACGTCACCGACCTGCCCGGCTTCTTCTGCGCCCTGGGTGAGGCGGTGAACGACCCCGGCGGCTACTTCGGCTGGGGCCTGGACGCCCTGGACGACTGTCTGATGGGCCGCTGGGGCGCCACCCCGCAGGCCCTCCACAGACCGCCGGCCTTCGAGGAACTCCTCGCCTTTCTCGCCGAGGGCGATCGCGTCGACGTCCACCTCGCCTGA